ATGCTCCATCTGTCCATCAGCAGACGCCTGTAGGGAGGTTTGTACTTCCACAGGTCCAGCATCAAACTCCTCAATCTCTTCATCCTCATTCTCATCTTCCCCACTGCCGTAGTTTGTCAGGGGCTGAGTCTCTGCCTTGGAGAGACCTGCAAAAGGCAGCACAGGAATAAGATGTAAATGTGAGTTATGTAACGTCTGTGCATTTGAACAGTTTATTGCATACGAGCATTACATgttagattttcatttttaaaaggtcTGTTTCAGCACAATTGAAAATTTCTCTGCCACTAATGTGAACTAAACATATTATGAAAAAACCTGACTCACTGATTGAAAGAGGGACTCCCTGTCCAtccccatcatcatcatcttcaacCTCTGAAGCTTCACTGCTCCGGTTGTTGTTCGTCTCTGTCTGCAGGTAAAGCTCCTGGAGTGTAGGATTGTCTTCCTGCTCAGCCTCATCTTGGTCcttaaagacaaagacacatcaTTGTAACACAGTTTGTTGGTTAAAGACGTAGTGTCGACAATGTCATTATCAGTTTTACCTTGTCCTCATCCGAGTAAGCTGGCGAAACAGTTTTTTCACCACCAGCTGTATTTTCCTAATGGGAGGAATAAATTAACACCAAGAGACTAAGGTATGTACGATGGAAGAGTTAACACTTAAGGTCAGAAATCTGTTTGAACGACAAATTTATTATATTAGCAAAGATagtggggagaaaaaaaacaaacctttagACTGTGCTTGGGTTTACTGGGATGCTCAGccttcttcctgtttttgtgtttggttgCAAAAgcgatgctgctgctgctgttgtccaAATCCTGCATGAGCCTGAAGAAGGCCAGTTCATTGAAGAGGATCTCTGAGATCTCCACCAGAAGGTCCTCCCCGCAGTCCTTCAGAGTCCGGCCCAGAAACTTACTAAGAGAGTCCTGACACCACAAAGTAAGTGTTACATCAGGAGAACTCGTCATTTGATCTGTGTAAACGCAGATCACTACTGTCTGAGGAAGCTGACACTGTTCATACCTGAAGGATGCCTCCCagctgtctgtgaaaaaagcgTACAAACTCCTTGCTTTCATCATTCTGTTGGGTGAGAGCAAGGACCATGCGTCGCACAGATGTCAACAGCTGGAGAGAACAGACTTCATCCATGTTCTcctaatgaaagaaaatgtaaaaattgcaGAATTTAAGGCcttgaaaatgtttaaaatagtGGCACCCAGTGCTGATGAAATAAATCTAGAAGTTTCTCTGGCACTTCTGcttttaaattgaaaataatataaatctggaaatttttacatttgatttccACTTTCAATTTAAGACTTGTACTATTTAGTAATCAGTTATTAACAACAGTCCATTTTTATTTAGTagattctttctttttccagttATGGCACACAGACTACTATAACCCACCCTGTAACTACCCAGTGTTGGTTAACCCACCTTAAGGAAGGGAATGACTTCAGTCATAATGGCTTTAATCTGACGGTCCAACTGTTGGGTGTCGATCTGAGGACAGCGTACATCACCAGCTGCAcatcctgcacacacaaataactgTCATTTTAATCAGAGATTCAGCAAAATGACACTGCAAAGTGAAGTGCAATGGTTGTACTGTTACAAGTCAACTGGTGTAATCAGGCAAGGTTCTGTGACTGGGTACCTTCCACTGGTTCAGCAGCATTAGCAGAGGAATGTTGAGCATTTGAGACCTCAGAGCCACCTGCACCTGCACTGGTGTTGCAGGGGTTAAATTCAGCTTTAAGCTTCATGCGCTCATACTCCCTAATCCTGGCCAGAGCTTTATCTAAATGAATCACCGTGTTGCCTAtcaaagcagagaaagaagagcCAGGGGAGACAGAAATGGGATATGAAAAGTCAGTAATGCATAGTAATGCATCTATACCCAGGTGTAGACTACAGGATCAAACTAAATATGCCACCTCCTAATCCATGCTACCAAAGCTCCCCAAAGTCCATTTCCCATTACCAAATAGTCATCTTCTGAGAAGTGATActattgtgtgtttatgtgataaTGATCCTGACAAGCCCTGAGAAGCCCTGATGGAGAATGTGGGATGGGGTACATAATTTGCTGTAGTTAAGGCAATAAGCACAAGCATTTCAGCTGATTAGcaggtttgggggggggggggggggcatatATTCCAGATAAGCGTCCCTTGTTAAAATGGCTAATACATGCACTACTGTACCCAGGTCATCATTAGCAAATGGTTCCAGGTTGGAAGAGGTTGACATAGTGCTGTCATTATCCACTGAGTCAGCATCATCCCTCTTCTTTATTGAATCCTGTGTGAGCCTCAAGTTCTTCTCTACCAGCTCCTGAAAAAGATGAGCATACATCTTTAATTCACCCCTGATTGTCCTGGCTGTAAACTAACGACTGCCTAAAACCTCCTAGAAAATGAAGTAGCAGAAATCTccagtatatacagtaaatgactAAGATGAGCTTTCCTAACATCAAAAACTAAGACATCTCACTCTTGAACCAAGGCATTATTTAGACAGACAAAAGGCCTGGTTCCCAATTAGCAGAACTCTGGGGACCTTGGCCCAGAACAAAGAATTCATGTCTGATCTGTCAAAAGAGACATGGAGAGATGAGggtcatttattttgtatagaCAGAGCCTTGCTGTCAAGTTTAACTCAAAGACAATGGAGATGGGTGGAGGAAAAATTGAAATCAGAGAATAAAGAAAGACATGGAAGGATGAAAAGAGACAAGATGAGGAAGGATGaaaacagacaagacagaaactAATGAAAGTgctaatgaaatgttaaaaaggaaagaaaaaaaagggggaaatgaCAGCATTAAGTTTTGAGACttcagaacagacaaaaacttCAACAGAAAGCAACAGAAGAGAACAAACAAAGGGAAAGGTGTGAGAATTGCCTGCTGGGCAGCAAATATGTGTCTTACCGCGTCACTGGTTGCCAGACTCTCACTGGGTGTCAGCTCAGACTGCGAGCCGGCAGCCCACACCACAGGACCGTGAGGGAGTAACTGGTCGTCAGCTTCACTCTTCTCTGCCAAGTGCCGAGTCACTATATCCTTAGGGAAACGCAAAGAGAGACTATTGTAATTATGGACTGAGGTTCTTAAGCGTCAATGCAACTATATCAGAGGCACAGATATTCTCAGATTTAAGGTGCTGTAGGTTCTGACTGATTTGAAAACCAGACTGCATCACTCCAGAGAGTTTATCACAAGCAGATTCAAACTAGGTTATTGGAAGAAGCAGTATTACAGATCTCAAATCATATTTATAAAAAGCATCTTCACAGAACCTAGAGATTTTAGCACACGTACAcattttggatttatttttctaagaGAGCTACAGTGCATCTACGTCTGTCCACCACAGCATCATGATTAACTGTCCCCTGTTTCCTCCTGACTACTGCGTCTCCTTGTCTGCTGTCGGGCTGGTCTACCCAGGAAGTGGCACTGGTCCAGACCCTCCCAAAATGACCTTGcaattaataaagttttaaataaCTGAGACAGCCCTAATTAAAGTATGTCTGGAAATAGTTTAAAATATCAATCTCTGTACTCAGTCACATTACCAGGCGTTCTGTGACAAACAATCGCTCTGACCTAGAATCCAGATAAGAACTTGCCACATGCTCTGTTTAGAGGGATCAAGGGGTGAATCAGCCTGGATATCTTGTAATCTGAGTCCAGCATGAAGGATTCGAGGACACTGGATTCAAACAGCAACTGAACGTCCACAAAGAAGTGGTCAAGTGTCTCTCTGCTTACCTGTAGGGAATACAGTGCCCTCTGCCGTAAATAGTCTGtgttgagcagctgcagctcatgGAAGAGCTCAATCAGAAAATGGGGCCGGGACTCATTCTGGGATATCAAAGTAGCCACCTCAGAGTAAATGGTCTCCCTCAGTGCCTCGAACAGTGAGAAGTCACTGCTTGCATCTAGAGTACAGGTTCAAGATTTGACAGCATGAGGTTTGGGTGGACACTTGCATTCATGggtaaaaacaataatttgcCATCAAACCTAGAAACTTTGGTTTActttaaaccaaaaacaaaacatgcatgGGATGTTTGGGTGAAATAAGAGACAAATGATTCCTGGATTTACATGGTGAGTTTACCTGGTGCTTCTGTGCATGCAATTCTGTTAGAGAGGAAGGGTGTTCTCCAAGCATAGGCTGTGAGTAAGATaaattaaagtaataaagtaaattaaCCAAATATTAAACATGTGGACatgaaatgccaaaaaaaaaaaaaataaaaatatcactaAAACAACtacaatatgaaataaataaaaaaaaaagttattaagaaaaaaaaattgaaacaaaGACAGCTCAATGTAGAAAAAATGTATACAAAAAAACGCAGACAAGACGAGTGGGTGAGGGTGTAAAACATTCCCAACAGGTAGTTTTATCCATACCAGAGGAGAGGTCATTTCTCTTATTTCCAAGCTTGGTTTTGCTGTCTAGCTTCTCTTGAGTAAGCCTGTCCAACAGACTCTGATTCTGATCCTTCTGATGAGACGAGGCTGCCCTCTCCTGGCCAAAGTCTGCAGTGCTGCTAACACTGTCACTCTCATGTCctgaggaaaacacaaaacatgaaaacacactaaTGAAATTTTGCTCATTAATGATTTGCTAATTTGGTTGGGAAATACACTGAAGGACACCAAAAGTCAACTATGCAACCAATACTATGCTTTTCAGTTCAACTCTGCTTATACAAGATCATGCTGAttacaaaactaacaaaattcAAAGTGTGTAAGCCTTTAAAACAATGTGGATTTGGTAATAAATAACTGTTTAACaccaaaaatcacaacaaacaaagaaacaaaaccttAAAGAAACGAGTAATGTTAAAACATTCGGTGGACAGTGTTGATTCCATTTTAATACCTTCACTGTTCTTGCTGTGTCCTTTGCTCCTCCTGCGGCGACTTTTAGAATTGGAGGTCTTACTTCGAGAGGCCAGGTTGGCCTGGGCAGAGGCCTTGTGCCCAGCCTTAAAAGTCTTTGTAATAGTTGTAGAATCAACAGGTCCAGGCATGCTGCTGAAACTTTCTTGTGATGCCTGGTCAAAGTCTTGAGGTCGTGAGTGGCGGCTGGTGAAagcaggagaagaggagggtgaCTCTTGGAGCTCATTTTTAGACGAGTGATCCTGGACAGTGTTGTTCGCATAGGTTGTGTTGAGCCAGCCAGCTGGTCTAAGAGGGATCACAAGGAAAATTAAATATAGGAATAATgccacaaaatgtattttcaggcAACCATAATGGACATACCTTCTTTCTGTAGTGGTGTTAAGAGGAGAGCGCTGCAGTGGAGGAGGGAAACCCATGTACTCTGTTTTGATAGAAGTATTGGGGTCTAACTGCTGCTTCTGGTGGTCAGGAGTAGCTTGACTTGCTGCACCCTGAGAGAACTCACCCATGGCAGCAGGGAATAGTGGATATAAGTTAAAGCCTGCAGAATGAAAATTAGTTCAAGttagtgtgtaaatgtttttattatttcaattcaaatttatttaacTGTCTTTTGAACTAGTCTTGTGCTTCTAATGCATACTATTCTAAACATGATTTGTGTGGAATTTAAGAGCTTAAAGAAATGCATGTCATACCAGGAGGGAATGGGGATAGGGCAGCAGGTGACAGGTTGTTGGCTGAGGGATGCAGGGTagaggagaaagggaggaaaacaCCAGGAGAGGCTGAGGGACCAGAGCTGGACTCTTGAGATAAGCTCTGCTTCTGTGTCTGCCAACCTGTTGTCGAGGAcaatggctgctgctgctgttgctgctgctgctgctgaaggaggTCATTCAGGACCTGTTTAAGTCTAAAAGATAAGTATGACAGAACAttgaatgttttaaaacatgtacCACATGATACAGACAAAGTGGGACATTTATGTATGCCAGTGCTTTCACCTTTGCACGTTGTTTTGCTGCCAAGCAAGCTGCGTGTAGCACTGGTTGAGCTGATGCATGACCAGGTGAACCTGTGGTGATGACAGGTTGTTGGGTAACATACTGTACTGACCTGTCAGCAGGGTTTGCAACATATATGACAGTGTCTGTGGAAGGTGGTGAGAGAGAACAGCAATGCTTTTTATTGTCTTCTGTTTAAAAAGAGAATGTAAGGCACCAAATGAATATGACTGAATATAAAACTATTACAAAGTTTGTGTCTGTACATGTATTTGTTAAGGTCACTAACCTGCTGGTCCTGCAGAAGTGTTTGACACATGCTGGTGCTGAAGTCCAGCTGTCTCTGCAGCTGGCTGATCTGCTCCTGCCAGTGACATGAGCCCTCAGCAAAGGAGAGCTCTGAAGCCCAGCGCAGGTTTTCTTGTCTTCGTGTACGTCCATGCTGACTTGCAGATTGGTTTAAaatttgctgttgctgctgtttggcCTTAGTTTTGTTATGAAGATATCCACTACCCTCACCTGAGAAGGCTGGTGGAGGCTTCAGGTTGCTGCAGATAAAGAAAAGTAAGTACAAAATGTTAATTGACACATTACAGATAGCACTAATTGACAGTGACAGAATTCCTTCTGCCTCCACTTAGTCTGACCTTCCTTGATTATTTCTGCTAGTGTAAGAGCACTGGTTCCTGCTCGATGGGTAGATGTGGATGTCGTCATCGGAGCTGCTCTCAGCAcattcctcctgctcctcctctgcaccCATCTCCGAATGGtattcttcctcctcctcctcctcctcatcatcatcatcatcaaggtGACCAGAAGTGGAACCCCATGTTGCCATTGTTCTAATCACACAGCAAAATCTTACAGCATGTATCCATTTGTGaaatattcatttgttttcattcctatGTAAactaggggaaaaaaaactactcGGTGGCAAGTGCTCtgctaaaatatttatagaaTAAAAAAAGCTAACCATTCTCTAACTTGGACCTTCATGAGACAGACCATTGGAGACATCTCTTTCCTACCTCTCATCTCTACTGACAGGCTGAGAGGGTGTAGCAAGGCCATCTTGGTCATCAGTCCGACAGGGAGAGTCATTGAGACCACTACGCCTCTGATGTTCAGCCATCAAGGATTCCAAGTGCTTTCTACGTTGGCGCAGTTCCTCCCGCAGGATCTGGTGGCGACGCATCTCTGACCAAAGCTGCTGACAATGCCAAAGCAGTTAAGGTTGGTTAAGCAATCTGTACTGTTCTAAACATAAAGATCACATTCTGGCATCAGACTAGTGAAAGCTGAAGGTCTTACCTCATTGTCAGTGACTGAAGAAGTAGCTGCTTCTGGAGCAGTGGGTGTGAGCACTACTGAGTTGCTTTTTGGTCCAGAGGATGAAGAAGCTTGTACAGTGGCTGGagtggaaacagcagctggGACCTTCCTTAGCACACCTTGCTGACTCACCATGCTGGACACAGATGACTAGAATGGGGACCGCAAGAGATAGTATATTCATGGTTATTTAGAGGATGTAGTTTTTCGTGCCATTTGGTGTATTATTAATAGAGATGTTTCTATTTCACAGCGAGAACAAGATActcaaaacaaaatttaaattctACTTAATGATTCAACTTCTTGCCAAATCTTTTAGTTCCTTGGCATTTAATTGGAGTAACAAGACCATGTGTGTAAAATACCTGGAGGTCAGGACAAGCCCACTGGAGGTCCTGGATCTTGCCTTGGATTTCGATGAGCCTCTGGCGCTCTTCGTGGAGCTGCTTTAACTCCTGTTTCTGCTGAAGAAGTTTCTCCTCATAGAGCTTCTCTCTATGTCCAGAACAGTTTTAATGCAATGCAAATTAAGCAAAGTCAGTTAAAAATACTCAAAAAAGAACACGcaaaaaattatgttttgaaCATATACTGGAACTAGTGGAACTACACTGCTTGTCAGACAGGTTTATGAGATCCATACGCTATACCTGGCCTTGCTGGAAAGAGTGAGGTCTCTGGGATTCTGTTTAGATCCAGCTCCCAGTGATCTAGCTGCAGTAGCTCTGGTATTGTTTGGCTGCTGGTGTAAAGCTTCATCCTCATTAACTGTTGTGCCATCTGTGTCATCACTCTGGATACAGTCAAACACATGATGTCAGTAATTCCATACCAGAAAAAAAGTGTTACTCTTTATCCAAAAACAGCCTTTAAATGTTAAACCTGAGAGGCCGGATAGATGCAAATTTTCAAGCTTAATGAGAAAATACTGAatccagtgtttgttttaactgtTGAAAATCAAGAATCCTGCACACAGGGACTAATGATCTTAAACATCAACACTATAGTATCTAAATATTCACTTATCTGCCTCACCTGTACCATGGCCACCAGCTCCTGTAACTGTCGGAGTTTCTGCTTCGCTGTCTGTCGATGACCCTTCTGAGCAAAACCTCTATCGTTCCCGAGGCTGCTCCTCCGACTAGACCCTGATGCCTCACTGTCTGCAGCCACAGCCTGTGCCCCTTCCTCATTATCAAGACAgtcctcatcttcatcctcatccttTACTTGCTTATATGGTGTGTCCCTATTGTATTGGCACTCTAATAGGAGCAAAGTTACAGAAATATTAATAACTTCTGTTATTCTGTTAGTAAAATCATGCCATCATGCTTTTCTTGCCTCCCTTTAAACTGCATTAACAAAACTTAATAACTGCATTaataaaagtaaatacaaaaaaaaaatcagagcacttttttcataattttgtattttgatgTGTGGAGGTGACTGCTGACTAGCTGTACTTCTTTGATGATAAATTAAGATATAATATTGTCAGGTTTTGGTCATAATAAATAGCTACGACATATATCTGCACAATTGTGTTGCCGTGTCCCTATGCCAACACAATCTGAAGGACAAAGCTAATTGAAATCTAGCACTAACAATTAAATGGAACGATAACATCCGCAGACAAATGCAATTCCATTAGCTTTAACTAAAGCACTTAATATATATGTTGAACAAAAGAACCTACTAATGTTGTTAATATGTTCCATTTATTAGACTTATCATCAAATcttatatttgcttttatttttatttagatttctTTCAAAAGCCATGTGATACACTGAATCTCGTAGAGGAAAGTTGATGGATGGTGTAGCAGTGGTCTGTGTGTATGCAACAAAGTACCTATGGCTGAGGGGATGTTGAGGCTGCGGAGGTTGGCTGCTGACCGGTTATTGATCTCACACTCAGTGTTGAGTCTGCCATCTCGGTTGTTAGTGGTGCTCCTGCCACTGCGTCCGTTGGTTAGGCTGTTCAAGTCTGTCCAATTCCCACCTCGCTGTGGGTTTCTGAACAGATACAAGCACAGTAGTAGAATTACACACACCGTAATCTATGCTTATACTGTAACTTGAGGCCAAAGAGGCTGGTCTCAGTATAATTTAACCTTTTTTTCACAaactctgtgtttatttgtaatGTTTATCAACTGTctaatcaggaaaaaaaatatataattttcttgtttttgctaCATATTACCTGATATTAGTTACAGGCTGGCGGTTCTCCTGCTCAGAGTCAAACATGGTTTCAAACATAGAACTGTCCTCTGtctcatcttcctcatcctcttcttcatcatcctctTTCACATTCTCATTGACCGCATCCACCATCATATCAGAAGTCTGCTCGTAGTACTGAACTAGTTCTCGCAGTTCATTCAAACGCTTGTGGACCTCCTTTAGCTTCCTGTAGGCAGCATCAAAGAACAAAGTCTATGTGAACAAATGTACACTCGTGTTAGTTAAAGTGTGTATGTGACACACCAGGACAATCTCTTCACAACTCATCCCTGTAGTAGAGAGCGTCACCTACAGAAAAGCACCCATATAAAAGGTATCTTGTTCTAGAATACTTTAGCAATGACTGAAGCATGTCAGCAAGATGACAAGTAGTaggttttaaagctgcagtgttaTATTACACCAACCTATATTACAACACCCCCACCCTTCCACTGATATCTGACCTACCTATTCAGTCGCTGtataaaaactgtgtttttgtgtaccTCAGCTTGTCTGTGGAGTTGGAGCTGTCCTGGTGTTGTGTAATTGAAGGATGAAAGGAAGTGGAAGCTGAGGTCCCATCAGAGCAGAAAGCAGATGGACAATCCAAAGATACTCCCATACTCAGACTGAACTGTGTCGACAAGCCATGACCTGAAGAGAACCATGTGCACTTCATCATCACATTATAAGGAAAAAAGCCACAGAAAGAAGCAAACACCCTTGAGAAACACTCTTACATGAGTTATTATTGAGAGTCTGGTCTCTGAGTGAATGCAGCTCCTGCAGTATCTTGTccattgtttgctttttgtcatGGAGTTCTTGGAGTTTAGTGAGTTTGGCACTGGCAGCAGTTGCTCCAGTATCTAGCCCAGTGTGAGGTCCAGAGGCAGAGTGGAGGAGAGGCCTGTGCTGAGGTGGCCCAACAGCCTGGGAAGCTCTAGACCAGCCCACTTCCCTTGAGAGGGAAAGACTCTCTGCTTGCCGACGGTTGTCTGGCACTGCTTTAGTCTAAGACATAATaaggtgacattttttttttttttttttttttcacaattaacagtttatatacatttattgtatGCATGGCTTGTAAAATAATAGCCAGGTCTCATATCTAGAAATGTGTGTAAAACACTAGCCACATgactttctccttttttccccaCAATGGTCAGGAGCCTGCACTCCTGCAGTGTCTGCCCATGCTAAGCAAACAAGTGCTGCATGATGACAAGGAAGCAGCATGATATGAATGGATTTCCAGCACCAAAAACTCCTAGACTTATTTGtgaacaagagaaaaaaaaatgccatttgTTACAGAAAAGGTGAAGCTGATTTATTGGTTCTTGTCGCATGACCCACTTTCTGGGTTCTGAAAAGTTAGGATTTTTTTGATATCACTGCAGGGTAAATATGCATGGAAGAACAGGAATGTAGTAACACGTCACAGTGCTGTCACTATTGTGAGCGTCCTTGTCATGCATCTCCATTTAAAATATCGAACTTGAGCAGGCGAAAGGCACGACACGTGAACAACCCCTAAAGCTGTTAATTCCAATGTTACAGATTTCCATTTCTCTACATTGCAGTATCTCATCGAACAGTACAAAATTAATATCTTGACAGTGTTATTTAAGTAATGTATTATTGCTTCATTATCATTGTATAGTTACAGTAGAATGTAGAACATATTTCTACATGACATAATGCTACTATTTAAGGAGAATATGGCAGCACAGTTGCAGTGTCTGCTGTACCTGAGAATCATGTAGCTGGTTGTGGAACCGCTGGATCAAATCGTTCAGTTCATCATTCAGCTCTGATGTGATGCTCAGGCCTGACACACTCCCTGTGGTTTCTGTGACAACTACTAAcaacaaatgtcaaatgaatgaaatatcTCATAATTTTgcttaaattaattattaatacaaGTAATAGTATATGGGAAAATGCCACACAATTTTGTCAATGACCTTCCTCACTTTCACACTAGTCTGCACTTAGCCGTGAACACATATGTGGGTCTCACCAGTGTCTTCAATCACAGCAAGTGCCTGTTCCGCACTGTGCTGCATGGCCATTAGTGCCTCCTGTCGGCCCTGCAGGGCCCtgagctgctcctgctgctccagcatCTTCTTCAGCAGCTCGTGCTGCTTACGCAGATTCTCCAACTCTTCCTTCTGGTTAGCACATACAATTTCTGGCCTAccaccctacacacacacacacacagagacacgaacacacacaccattacaaAAACCGAGTTTacataaacaacaataacacTGTAGTGTTATAGAAATGGTAGAAAAGGCTATTTTCATGCCATGGCACAGAAAATAAGTCTGATAAACAACATTTTAGGCAAAGGAGGGTCATGCTGCTTCATTTCAATTTCCTCATGTcagaatttaaaaacaacataaggCCAATACCTAATACCCAATAGTGCTAACAACAGATAACGCAATGGAGTTTTTGTAAACACA
This genomic window from Mastacembelus armatus chromosome 1, fMasArm1.2, whole genome shotgun sequence contains:
- the pcm1 gene encoding pericentriolar material 1 protein isoform X4 — its product is MATGGTPFDENGEDLHNWTVTNGSLEDRLNNMDWGVQQKKANRSSEKNKKKLSAVVVESRLTNDISPESTPGAGRRRARTPHSFPHIKYTTQMSVPDQAELDKLRQRINFTDLDERSIGSDSQGRVTAANNQRQLAGENKKPYNFLPLHVNTNKSKELLPPSSSAPATPAITKETKKQSPGLRDMLTPVAPSKETPKLSRGGSERGPLVQREYGRGDPRLDSSQVVSKLVQIREYISKASSMRDDLVEKNDVPANVERLSHLIDHLKEQEKSYLRFLQKMLARENEEDDVGTLDSAVGSGSLAESTSLNIEGGRPEIVCANQKEELENLRKQHELLKKMLEQQEQLRALQGRQEALMAMQHSAEQALAVIEDTVVVTETTGSVSGLSITSELNDELNDLIQRFHNQLHDSQTKAVPDNRRQAESLSLSREVGWSRASQAVGPPQHRPLLHSASGPHTGLDTGATAASAKLTKLQELHDKKQTMDKILQELHSLRDQTLNNNSCHGLSTQFSLSMGVSLDCPSAFCSDGTSASTSFHPSITQHQDSSNSTDKLRKLKEVHKRLNELRELVQYYEQTSDMMVDAVNENVKEDDEEEDEEDETEDSSMFETMFDSEQENRQPVTNIRNPQRGGNWTDLNSLTNGRSGRSTTNNRDGRLNTECEINNRSAANLRSLNIPSAIECQYNRDTPYKQVKDEDEDEDCLDNEEGAQAVAADSEASGSSRRSSLGNDRGFAQKGHRQTAKQKLRQLQELVAMVQSDDTDGTTVNEDEALHQQPNNTRATAARSLGAGSKQNPRDLTLSSKAREKLYEEKLLQQKQELKQLHEERQRLIEIQGKIQDLQWACPDLQSSVSSMVSQQGVLRKVPAAVSTPATVQASSSSGPKSNSVVLTPTAPEAATSSVTDNEQLWSEMRRHQILREELRQRRKHLESLMAEHQRRSGLNDSPCRTDDQDGLATPSQPVSRDERTMATWGSTSGHLDDDDDEEEEEEEEYHSEMGAEEEQEECAESSSDDDIHIYPSSRNQCSYTSRNNQGSNLKPPPAFSGEGSGYLHNKTKAKQQQQQILNQSASQHGRTRRQENLRWASELSFAEGSCHWQEQISQLQRQLDFSTSMCQTLLQDQQTLSYMLQTLLTGQYSMLPNNLSSPQVHLVMHQLNQCYTQLAWQQNNVQRLKQVLNDLLQQQQQQQQQQPLSSTTGWQTQKQSLSQESSSGPSASPGVFLPFSSTLHPSANNLSPAALSPFPPGFNLYPLFPAAMGEFSQGAASQATPDHQKQQLDPNTSIKTEYMGFPPPLQRSPLNTTTERRPAGWLNTTYANNTVQDHSSKNELQESPSSSPAFTSRHSRPQDFDQASQESFSSMPGPVDSTTITKTFKAGHKASAQANLASRSKTSNSKSRRRRSKGHSKNSEGHESDSVSSTADFGQERAASSHQKDQNQSLLDRLTQEKLDSKTKLGNKRNDLSSAYAWRTPFLSNRIACTEAPDASSDFSLFEALRETIYSEVATLISQNESRPHFLIELFHELQLLNTDYLRQRALYSLQDIVTRHLAEKSEADDQLLPHGPVVWAAGSQSELTPSESLATSDAELVEKNLRLTQDSIKKRDDADSVDNDSTMSTSSNLEPFANDDLGNTVIHLDKALARIREYERMKLKAEFNPCNTSAGAGGSEVSNAQHSSANAAEPVEGCAAGDVRCPQIDTQQLDRQIKAIMTEVIPFLKENMDEVCSLQLLTSVRRMVLALTQQNDESKEFVRFFHRQLGGILQDSLSKFLGRTLKDCGEDLLVEISEILFNELAFFRLMQDLDNSSSSIAFATKHKNRKKAEHPSKPKHSLKENTAGGEKTVSPAYSDEDKDQDEAEQEDNPTLQELYLQTETNNNRSSEASEVEDDDDGDGQGVPLSISLSKAETQPLTNYGSGEDENEDEEIEEFDAGPVEVQTSLQASADGQMEHEGPRASETQETKTEHDNSENDDEINQSVGTLDSTVEEQNTVWCQSPEEESKPGAAAEEEEENSTVCQDVPKESTTTSSPDTDSPVMINVDEVGSGNTSQRSDEEDFVRVDDLPLQLTVMCEEELQKRIVEEQQNNNLSVEILSGNSESLTGLVGNAQALKEPDTAAAQSM